The proteins below are encoded in one region of Chloroflexota bacterium:
- a CDS encoding MurR/RpiR family transcriptional regulator has translation MTESDSLENRITASLPHSSRSHKKLARYILENGLFVAFASAAELGAKTNLSAATVVRFCQTLGYDGYPDLQSAVRASLPTYIRKVQQIEKGKGILSKHQAVAQTFDLDLQNLRSTLQNLDLNRFASAVTALAKASDILVIGAGLSAAPALYLAHSLKVMGLDARVVLNGGIPLALELRHLERTSVLVAISVWRYVAETVAAMERAESVRATRIAITDSIVSPLAQRADYAFQVATDGTAHALSLTSMMSLINAFIASLSFARPKETARALREVDATYRAGKLLME, from the coding sequence ATGACTGAATCTGATTCGCTGGAGAATCGCATCACCGCCAGTTTGCCGCACTCGAGCCGCTCCCACAAAAAGTTAGCGCGCTATATTTTGGAGAACGGTCTTTTCGTCGCGTTTGCCTCGGCAGCCGAACTCGGCGCCAAGACGAACCTCAGCGCGGCGACCGTCGTCCGCTTTTGCCAAACCCTCGGTTACGATGGCTATCCAGACCTCCAGTCCGCTGTCCGCGCGAGTTTGCCTACCTACATCCGCAAAGTTCAACAAATCGAAAAAGGCAAAGGCATTCTGAGCAAGCATCAAGCCGTCGCACAAACCTTTGACCTCGATTTGCAAAATCTTCGCTCCACACTCCAGAATCTCGATTTGAACCGTTTTGCCTCTGCCGTTACCGCGCTCGCCAAAGCGAGCGACATTTTAGTCATCGGTGCGGGACTCTCCGCTGCGCCGGCGCTCTATTTGGCGCACTCATTGAAGGTGATGGGGTTGGATGCGCGTGTGGTTCTGAACGGCGGCATTCCACTCGCCTTGGAACTCAGGCACCTCGAGCGCACGAGTGTTCTCGTCGCCATCAGCGTTTGGCGTTACGTTGCGGAAACGGTCGCGGCAATGGAACGCGCAGAGAGCGTTCGTGCCACGCGTATCGCGATCACCGACAGCATCGTTTCGCCGCTCGCGCAACGCGCCGATTATGCATTCCAAGTCGCGACCGATGGCACGGCGCATGCACTCTCGCTGACGAGTATGATGTCACTCATCAACGCGTTCATTGCTTCGCTCTCCTTCGCCCGTCCCAAAGAAACCGCACGCGCCTTACGCGAGGTGGATGCCACCTATCGCGCGGGCAAGTTGTTAATGGAATGA